A single window of Opisthocomus hoazin isolate bOpiHoa1 chromosome 5, bOpiHoa1.hap1, whole genome shotgun sequence DNA harbors:
- the HPGDS gene encoding hematopoietic prostaglandin D synthase encodes MPHYKLTYFNLRGRAEISRYLFAYSGKKYEDHRIEVADWPKIKPTIPFHKIPVLEVDGVIIHQSLAIARYLARESGLAGQTPVEQALADAIVDTIDDFMMLFPWAEKNQDVRKQAFDDILTNKAPELLKDLDTFLGDNNWLVGKSVTWADFYWDVCSTTLLACKPDLADSYPRLLALRDRVQALPAIAAWIQKRPKTIM; translated from the exons ATGCCGCACTACAAGCTGACGTACTTCAATCTGCGAGGAAGAGCAGAAATCAGTCGCTACCTGTTTGCCTATTCGGGCAAGAAGTATGAAGACCACAGGATAGAAGTGGCAGACTGGCCCAAAATCAAACCAA cTATCCCATTCCACAAAATCCCCGTTCTGGAAGTAGATGGAGTTATCATTCACCAGAGCCTGGCAATAGCAAGATACCTCGCCAGAGAATCAG GTCTGGCAGGTCAGACGCCTGTGGAACAGGCGCTAGCTGATGCCATTGTGGACACCATAGATGATTTCATGATGCTGTTCccttgggcagagaagaaccagGACGTGAGA AAACAAGCATTTGATGATATCCTCACCAACAAAGCACCGGAGTTACTGAAAGATTTGGATACTTTCTTAGGGGATAACAACTGGCTGGTAGGGAAGTCT GTAACATGGGCCGATTTCTACTGGGATGTGTGCAGCACAACGCTTCTGGCCTGCAAACCCGACCTGGCAGACAGCTACCCCAGGCTTCTGGCTCTCAGGGACAGAGTGCAAGCACTGCCAGCCATTGCAGCCTGGATCCAGAAAAGACCAAAGACTATAATGTAG